A stretch of Cryptococcus neoformans var. neoformans JEC21 chromosome 10 sequence DNA encodes these proteins:
- a CDS encoding MFS transporter, putative translates to MGEQRYEIEKRDITAPQDSKIREDMEKGFEQTMESDVAPVKQEAPPTEHELSMFEHTSTRQSTHSQRPRSTVDRMETEVGSPPDEPKSHFLDGKGNLFRATFITTACATQLLSQAGIGMVMIPLHVIGESLGTDDNGQMSWMVASYGLTVGMLLIMAGRLGDLYGPKRWWIIGISVMIVTNIGTGFCKTPIEFDICRALCGIGCALSVPNALAILGRTYPPGFTRNITFALLGALAPVGFWCGGAIGSIFGQLVKVGWIFWFTAMFTAIFLGVGILVLPPDEPHPNPSERHFDWLGAALLALALGLFNFPWNQAPLVGWQEPYVYIIFIISILFFVAFFLWEKHIGLGALIPIEVLKKDSLLVYLCLWLGWMSFGTYLFYLTFFLHDIRGYTHPLTVTAQMFPLVPGGFCAALLVPYLIKKFPGHIIFLFAMFGFMCANLFMATAPVNQVYWANTFVGMLLGMFGPDLSFSTGQLIVSNSVDRNLQGIAAGIVSMITNYSQSIGLGMTGTVESYVRGPGTTYDDLLKGYRAAFYFGTGMAGFAVIVVALFVRMPRAHKSSDVH, encoded by the exons ATGGGTGAGCAGCGTTATGAAattgagaagagagacaTAACCGCTCCGCAAGATTCTAAAATCCGCGAGGATATGGAGAAAGGGTTCGAGCAAACAATGGAAAGCGATGTGGCCCCAGTGAAGCAAGAAGCACCGCCAACCGAACACGAACTGTCCATGTTCGAACATACCTCGACTCGACAGTCGACCCACTCTCAACGACCGCGCTCCACTGTGGATAGAATGGAAACAGAAGTTGGATCACCGCCTGATGAGCCAAAGTCGCATTTCCttgatgggaagggaaatCTTTTTCGAGCGACGTTCATCACCACTGCATGTGCTACTCAATTACTGAGTCAAGCAGGGATAGGTATGGTGATGATACCCCTGCATGTTATCGGAGAGAGTTTAGGGACAGATGATAATGGGCAAATGAGCTGGATGGTTGCTAGTTATGG CTTGACAGTTGGGATGCTATTAATCATGGCGGGGCGATTGGGTGATTTATA TGGTCCAAAACGCTGGTGGATAATTGGTATCTCTGTCATGATCGTCACAAACATTGGTACGGGCTTTTGCAAGACACCTATCGAGTTTGACATCTGTCGAGCGTTATGCGGCATAGGATGTGCTTTATCAG TGCCCAACGCTCTTGCGATTCTGGGACGGACATATCCCCCTGGCTTCACCCGAAACATCACATTCGCCCTTCTCGGTGCCCTTGCCCCCGTAGGCTTTTGGTGCGGTGGTGCTATCGGATCCATATTTGGTCAGCTGGTCAAGGTTGGATGGATATTTTGGTTCAC CGCAATGTTCACCGCCATATTTCTGGGTGTGGGGATCCTtgtccttcctcctgacGAGCCCCATCCAAACCCCTCTGAACGGCATTTCGACTGGTTAGGAGCTGCACTCTTAGCCCTCGCTCTTGGACTGTTCAACTTTCCCTGGAACCAAGCTCCTCTGGTCGGATGGCAAGAACCCTATGTCTACatcattttcatcatctccatcttgttTTTCGTCGCGTTCTTCTTATGGGAGAAGCATATCGGATTGGGAGCGTTGATCCCGATAGAAGTATTGAAAAAAGACAGTTTGCTGGTGTATTTGTGTTTGTGGTTGGGCTGGATGAGTTTCGGAACGTACCTGTTTTACCTCACGTTCTT CCTTCACGATATCAGAGGCTACACCCATCCCCTCACCGTCACCGCCCAAATGTTCCCTCTCGTGCCTGGAGGCTTCTGCGCCGCCCTTCTCGTCCCATACCTCATCAAGAAATTTCCCGGGCACATCATTTTTCTCTTCGCCATGTTTGGCTTCATGTGTGCCAATCTTTTCATGGCGACAGCGCCTGTGAATCAAGTGTATTGGGCGAACACGTTTGTGGGGATGCTGTTGGGCATGTTTGGACCAGATTTGAGTTTTAGTACGGGCCAGTTGATCGTTAGTAATTCAGTGGATAGGAATTTGCAGGGTATAGCAGCGGGGATCGTGAGTATGATCACCAACTATTC CCAATCAATAGGGCTGGGTATGACAGGGACGGTAGAGTCATACGTGAGAGGGCCTGGCACGACGTATGATGATTTACTAAAAGGTTATCGGGCGGCCTTTTACTTTGGGACTGGTATGGCAGGATTTGCCGTTATTGTTGTTGCTCTTTTTGTGAGAATGCCAAGGGCGCATAAATCAAGTGATGTACATTAG